One window of Oceanivirga salmonicida genomic DNA carries:
- the rplI gene encoding 50S ribosomal protein L9 codes for MKIKVILLDNVKGIGKKDEIVLVKDGYANNFLFPQKKAVSATPENLNKLEQKKAKLLNNVKKDLMAANKLKDEIDGKSITLSVKAGENGKVFGSIGPKEIIATVKEQLNINLDKKTLSGDARIKDLGLHILEIKIHKDVIAKLNVDVKGL; via the coding sequence ATGAAAATAAAAGTAATTTTATTAGATAATGTCAAAGGAATAGGAAAGAAAGATGAGATAGTTCTTGTAAAAGATGGATATGCTAATAATTTTTTATTCCCACAAAAAAAAGCAGTATCTGCAACACCAGAAAATTTAAATAAATTAGAACAAAAAAAAGCTAAACTTTTAAATAATGTAAAAAAAGATTTAATGGCAGCAAATAAATTAAAAGATGAAATAGATGGTAAAAGTATAACATTATCTGTTAAAGCAGGAGAAAATGGTAAAGTATTTGGTTCAATAGGTCCAAAAGAAATAATTGCAACAGTAAAGGAACAGTTAAATATAAATTTAGATAAGAAAACTTTATCAGGAGATGCTAGAATTAAAGATTTAGGTTTACATATATTAGAAATTAAAATACATAAAGATGTTATTGCTAAATTAAATGTTGATGTCAAGGGGTTATAA